A single window of Candidatus Abyssobacteria bacterium SURF_5 DNA harbors:
- a CDS encoding PhoH family protein, which produces MSNSSKQILLRNKEEAIRLLGKNHEHVKLVQSHFPVKIVDRGEKVLVSGPDRDVEIVQGILGEVLQMVRRGNQVGTDDIRYALRSASDPVQPSLSSVIEDTIAVSSGSPPIRPKSKGQSVYVEAIREADVVFGIGPAGTGKTYLAVAMAVSSFLQRKYERMIFTRPAVEAGEKLGFLPGDLQEKVNPYLRPLYDALYDMMEADTISRLLSKGQIEVAPLAFMRGRTLNHCFVILDEAQNTTHEQMKMFLTRLGHDSKAIITGDITQIDLPAGKGSGLVEAQQLLSDIEGIRFVYFTTQDIFRHPLVAKIVDAYERQELSRRGE; this is translated from the coding sequence ATGAGCAATTCATCAAAGCAAATACTTTTGCGCAATAAAGAAGAAGCAATTCGACTCTTGGGAAAAAATCACGAACACGTTAAGCTGGTTCAGAGTCATTTCCCCGTGAAAATTGTGGACCGCGGAGAAAAGGTTCTGGTAAGCGGACCCGATCGCGACGTGGAGATTGTCCAAGGCATTCTCGGAGAGGTCCTCCAGATGGTGCGCCGCGGCAACCAGGTGGGGACCGATGATATCAGGTATGCCTTGCGTTCCGCCTCCGATCCGGTGCAACCGTCTCTTTCTTCCGTAATCGAAGATACCATAGCCGTCTCTTCCGGAAGCCCGCCCATTCGTCCGAAGAGTAAAGGGCAGAGCGTTTATGTCGAGGCGATCCGCGAGGCCGACGTCGTCTTCGGAATTGGACCGGCGGGAACGGGCAAAACGTACCTCGCGGTCGCAATGGCCGTTTCTTCATTCCTCCAGCGGAAATACGAGAGAATGATTTTCACGCGGCCCGCTGTCGAGGCCGGAGAAAAACTCGGGTTCCTTCCGGGCGATCTCCAGGAAAAAGTCAACCCTTACCTGCGGCCCCTCTACGACGCACTTTATGATATGATGGAGGCCGATACCATCAGCCGCCTGTTGAGCAAGGGACAGATCGAGGTCGCGCCGCTTGCGTTCATGCGTGGACGCACTCTCAATCATTGCTTCGTGATTCTGGATGAGGCTCAAAATACCACGCACGAACAGATGAAAATGTTTCTGACGCGGTTGGGGCATGATTCCAAGGCCATTATTACCGGAGATATTACCCAGATCGATCTCCCCGCGGGAAAAGGATCGGGACTCGTAGAGGCACAGCAGTTGCTGAGCGACATCGAAGGCATCAGATTCGTCTACTTCACTACGCAGGATATCTTTCGCCACCCGCTCGTGGCCAAAATTGTGGATGCTTACGAGCGCCAAGAGCTTTCCAGGCGCGGGGAGTGA
- a CDS encoding HDOD domain-containing protein produces the protein MNLSINQFKKKLMEIHEISTLPQVMARIIEIVTDENSCATDLAAEITKDKSLTAKILKIVNSAYYGFYREIVKVSDAVVVLGFNEIKRLSLAMSVLDMFRKDKRTQHRISLWNHSLACAAMSDIIERERGLRNRGAFTAGLLHDIGKAVLDQYFPPMFAAVQVLVHEQSLQFYEAERQLFGFDHSDIGCWLTEKWNLPQNLIEAIRCHHRPETAQTEPELARIVYLANRLSNEFVRMKNSGLTVQNVALEGDPDFAPEKKVQLLLELEQRVAGSTAADLIGY, from the coding sequence GTGAATCTTTCCATTAACCAATTCAAAAAGAAGTTGATGGAGATCCATGAGATCTCCACGTTGCCACAGGTCATGGCGAGGATTATCGAAATCGTCACCGATGAAAATTCCTGTGCCACCGATCTGGCCGCTGAGATCACCAAAGATAAATCGCTGACGGCCAAAATTCTCAAAATCGTGAACTCCGCCTATTATGGGTTCTATCGCGAAATCGTAAAAGTCTCAGACGCGGTCGTCGTCCTCGGATTCAATGAAATCAAACGGCTTTCGCTCGCCATGTCCGTTCTCGACATGTTCAGGAAGGATAAGCGAACCCAGCACCGCATCTCTCTGTGGAACCACTCCCTTGCCTGCGCGGCCATGAGCGACATAATCGAGAGGGAGCGAGGCCTCCGCAATCGAGGAGCATTCACCGCAGGCCTGCTCCACGATATCGGCAAAGCCGTGCTCGATCAATATTTCCCCCCCATGTTCGCCGCAGTCCAGGTCCTGGTGCATGAGCAGTCACTGCAATTCTATGAGGCGGAACGGCAGCTTTTCGGATTCGATCATTCGGACATCGGCTGCTGGCTGACGGAAAAGTGGAACCTCCCTCAGAACCTCATCGAGGCGATTCGGTGTCACCATCGACCGGAGACCGCACAAACCGAGCCCGAGCTCGCCAGAATTGTCTACCTGGCGAATCGCCTTTCAAACGAATTCGTCAGGATGAAAAACTCCGGCCTGACGGTCCAAAACGTCGCCCTCGAAGGCGACCCGGATTTCGCGCCCGAAAAAAAGGTCCAATTGTTGCTTGAACTGGAACAACGAGTAGCGGGATCAACCGCTGCAGATCTTATAGGATACTAG
- a CDS encoding DUF362 domain-containing protein has product MFIFGRIGGYGLARIKESDSESISRVGISRCKDYDGDRIAKSVGSCVDELGGIDRYVRKGDRVLLKANLLIARTRDKYVTTDPEVVRAVIRLVKKAGGIPVIGDGPAMGSAEKVAAKCGIGEVARAERVDIINFNRPVDVDNRSGATFKKFKIDRAVLESDVVINLPKLKTHGQMTLTLGVKNMFGVIPGTRKSQWHLAAGTDRLNFARMLVDLYHKVSPSLTVMDGVIAMHGNGPQNGVPKKVGLILASEDAVALDTLICEVVGLRKERMPTLLAAEEMGIGRTNMNKIVVAGEQLDDSRVGDFIFPETSELMNFLPQPLRAPFRNWLTTRPVLDKNRCQVCLVCMENCPAKVITRRNDTMVFDLKGCIRCFCCQEMCPHGAITVGSGPLAKLLRL; this is encoded by the coding sequence ATGTTCATATTTGGCAGAATCGGAGGATACGGTTTGGCAAGAATAAAGGAAAGCGACAGCGAATCCATCTCGAGGGTCGGCATATCCCGATGCAAGGACTATGATGGGGACAGGATTGCAAAGTCTGTCGGGAGTTGCGTTGATGAACTCGGTGGGATCGATCGTTATGTAAGAAAAGGCGACCGGGTGCTCTTGAAAGCGAACCTGCTCATTGCGCGCACGCGGGACAAATACGTCACCACGGATCCGGAAGTTGTCCGCGCCGTTATCCGCCTGGTAAAGAAGGCCGGCGGCATCCCGGTGATAGGCGACGGTCCGGCGATGGGAAGTGCAGAAAAAGTTGCCGCCAAATGTGGGATCGGCGAAGTTGCGCGGGCCGAGCGAGTGGATATCATCAACTTTAATCGGCCGGTCGATGTCGACAATCGTTCCGGGGCGACCTTCAAGAAGTTCAAAATAGATCGTGCAGTCCTCGAATCCGACGTGGTCATCAATTTGCCAAAGTTGAAGACTCATGGGCAGATGACGCTCACGCTCGGCGTGAAAAACATGTTTGGCGTTATTCCCGGCACCAGGAAATCGCAGTGGCACCTGGCTGCCGGAACGGACAGGCTGAATTTTGCTCGTATGCTCGTGGACCTATACCACAAGGTTTCACCGAGCCTGACCGTCATGGACGGCGTGATTGCAATGCACGGTAATGGTCCACAGAATGGAGTCCCTAAGAAAGTAGGACTTATTTTGGCGTCCGAAGATGCGGTCGCGCTTGATACGCTCATATGTGAAGTTGTGGGGCTGCGGAAGGAGCGGATGCCGACGCTGTTAGCAGCCGAAGAGATGGGAATCGGGCGGACAAACATGAACAAGATCGTTGTTGCGGGTGAACAACTTGATGACAGCAGGGTCGGCGATTTCATTTTCCCGGAAACGAGCGAGCTGATGAATTTTCTTCCGCAACCGCTTCGCGCGCCCTTTCGGAACTGGCTGACGACCCGGCCCGTCCTTGATAAAAACAGATGTCAGGTTTGTCTCGTCTGCATGGAAAACTGTCCGGCGAAAGTGATAACCCGCCGCAATGATACAATGGTGTTTGATCTCAAAGGCTGCATCCGCTGCTTTTGCTGCCAGGAGATGTGCCCGCATGGAGCCATAACCGTAGGCAGCGGTCCCCTGGCGAAACTGCTTCGCCTGTGA
- a CDS encoding PAS domain S-box protein — translation MKQKKMTTHTDGLKKALAILDRFSPKELYAETGAKNALSDQLLQRLNFLLDDRRNMISRLERMEKELAVFRNVNAEASRMLEKKIEELSLLRLITDTTGRAIMAHDPFKPILDKVITIVGADAGLLCILNPESGRFELQTASAAGLSYPEDILVQIMEDVAGRIAPEAIPLLVDDLRADARFSDLFSRPETLRSFASFPLVVEHKSIGILIVANQHANAFDAETDRIMHIIAGQIGVTVQNALLYAEVKKTKEYLENLVERAGDAIFTLDRSHMIVSWNNGAQTIFRRDKKSAIGRSLSDVISADSASLLKQHIESIMNSENIVTTEIDVAGDNGKAAQIALTLSPIRGADGEVIGVSGIAKDISEQKRVEEELRRLNDAKSQFVSTVSHELRTPLTSIKSYVEILLHEMNALPEDTIFRYLTIMNEECDRLSTLITNVLDLQKLEAGRLQARLEPLLFADVVRVARELFHGVAVPNRIELSSEFIVPDHMTRVRGDRKRLMQVLSNLLSNAFKFAKVGGHVGICLNKDEEGVHLVVTDDGIGIPASETEKVFEKFYQVDNEITRTKGGTGLGLSITRDLIQLHGGRIWVESKEGEGCAFHVVLPPDE, via the coding sequence GTGAAGCAGAAAAAAATGACTACCCACACCGACGGATTAAAGAAAGCTCTTGCGATACTTGACCGCTTTAGTCCGAAAGAACTCTATGCCGAGACCGGCGCCAAGAATGCCCTCAGCGATCAACTCCTCCAGCGGCTGAACTTTCTGCTCGACGACCGAAGAAACATGATTTCCCGCCTGGAGCGAATGGAAAAGGAACTGGCCGTCTTTCGAAATGTCAATGCGGAAGCAAGCCGCATGCTCGAAAAGAAAATCGAGGAGTTGTCGTTGCTCCGCCTCATAACCGACACAACCGGCCGCGCCATAATGGCCCACGACCCGTTCAAGCCTATACTCGATAAAGTAATCACCATCGTCGGCGCCGATGCAGGCCTTTTGTGCATTCTGAATCCCGAGAGCGGACGCTTCGAACTGCAAACCGCAAGCGCTGCAGGATTGTCATACCCAGAAGATATTCTGGTACAGATCATGGAAGACGTTGCAGGCCGAATTGCACCGGAGGCTATCCCCCTCCTTGTCGACGATCTACGGGCCGATGCCCGCTTCAGCGATTTGTTCTCCCGGCCCGAAACGCTGCGTTCGTTCGCCTCGTTCCCGCTCGTCGTCGAGCATAAAAGCATCGGCATCCTCATCGTGGCGAATCAGCATGCCAACGCATTCGACGCGGAAACCGACCGAATCATGCACATCATCGCCGGACAGATCGGCGTCACCGTCCAAAATGCTTTGCTTTATGCGGAAGTCAAGAAAACAAAAGAGTATCTGGAGAACCTGGTGGAACGCGCGGGAGACGCAATCTTCACCCTGGATCGCTCCCATATGATCGTGTCGTGGAACAACGGAGCACAAACCATTTTCAGGCGGGACAAGAAATCTGCGATAGGACGCTCCCTCTCTGACGTGATCTCGGCTGATTCCGCTTCGCTCCTGAAGCAGCACATCGAGAGCATCATGAACTCGGAAAATATTGTGACGACAGAGATCGACGTCGCCGGCGACAACGGGAAAGCGGCTCAAATCGCGCTGACGCTTTCTCCTATTCGTGGAGCCGACGGCGAAGTCATAGGAGTATCCGGTATCGCCAAGGATATATCCGAACAGAAACGAGTGGAAGAAGAGTTGCGGCGATTGAACGATGCAAAATCCCAATTCGTTTCAACCGTATCTCACGAACTGCGGACCCCGCTAACCTCCATCAAGAGCTACGTCGAAATTCTTCTCCATGAGATGAACGCTCTGCCCGAAGATACCATTTTCCGGTATCTCACCATCATGAATGAGGAATGCGACCGGCTGTCCACCCTGATAACGAACGTGCTTGACCTCCAGAAACTGGAGGCCGGACGGCTGCAGGCAAGACTCGAACCGCTCCTCTTCGCGGATGTCGTCCGGGTCGCGAGGGAACTCTTTCACGGGGTCGCCGTCCCCAACCGGATCGAGCTTTCGAGTGAATTCATCGTGCCCGACCACATGACTCGCGTGCGCGGAGACCGAAAGCGCCTGATGCAGGTGCTCTCGAATCTGCTTTCAAACGCCTTCAAGTTCGCAAAGGTCGGCGGACATGTAGGCATCTGCCTCAATAAGGATGAAGAAGGCGTCCATTTGGTTGTGACAGATGACGGGATCGGGATACCGGCAAGCGAAACAGAGAAGGTCTTCGAAAAATTCTATCAGGTGGACAATGAAATAACCCGCACCAAGGGCGGCACAGGCCTGGGTCTGTCGATCACCAGAGATTTGATTCAACTGCATGGCGGCCGTATCTGGGTCGAGAGCAAGGAGGGCGAAGGTTGCGCTTTCCACGTCGTCCTCCCGCCCGACGAGTAA
- a CDS encoding sodium-dependent transporter, which yields MTTERWSSRTTFVLAAVGSAVGLGNLWRFPYVVYDSGGAVFLIPWLIALLTAGLPLLILEMAVGCWGRDHWDVSGAPSSFGKLHPGWSWIGWGTLANAFIIVCYYAIVMAWAYVYLAKSFRLGWGNDAEAYFFKDVLRLSSGPGSLGGIVPVVMLGALIAWLSIYFAIFKGTKLVGKIVMWTVPLPIMLIIIFIIRGLTLPGSFEGLAFYLRPEWGKLLEPNVWLSAYSQVFFSLTLAFGVMPVYASYLPKNSDINANALWVTALDAAISFTAGFAVFTVLGFLAMQKGVSVSEVVASGPGLAFVTYPTAISLMPFMANLFGVLFFLMLLTLAIDSAFSLVEGVVAGFRDFLPWRHETMSFIACFIALVGGWLYMTQAGLYWLDVVDRYINYFGLTLFGLFECIAIGWLFGADKMRRYINSVSQVAIGRWWDVCIKFITPAALLTIIVSVLIESLRAPYENYPQWVLLIGGWGAVAFSLGAGIFFSRIFRRRLETAHREESLAESESSLP from the coding sequence ATGACTACGGAGCGATGGAGCAGCCGAACAACGTTTGTTCTCGCCGCGGTCGGCAGCGCTGTCGGCCTTGGGAATCTCTGGAGATTCCCCTACGTGGTCTATGACAGCGGAGGAGCGGTCTTTCTTATTCCCTGGCTTATCGCCTTGCTTACCGCGGGTCTTCCGTTGCTGATTCTGGAGATGGCGGTCGGCTGCTGGGGAAGAGATCATTGGGATGTCAGCGGCGCTCCTTCCTCATTCGGGAAGTTACACCCGGGCTGGAGCTGGATTGGATGGGGGACGCTTGCAAATGCCTTCATCATTGTATGCTATTACGCGATTGTAATGGCGTGGGCCTACGTTTACCTGGCAAAGTCATTCAGGCTTGGCTGGGGAAATGATGCGGAAGCATATTTTTTCAAAGATGTGCTTCGTCTTTCTTCAGGTCCCGGCTCTCTAGGGGGGATCGTTCCAGTCGTGATGCTCGGCGCGCTGATAGCGTGGCTGAGTATCTATTTTGCGATTTTCAAGGGGACCAAGCTGGTCGGCAAGATTGTAATGTGGACGGTTCCGCTGCCCATCATGCTCATCATCATTTTTATTATTCGCGGTCTCACCCTTCCCGGGTCTTTCGAAGGACTGGCCTTTTACCTGCGGCCGGAGTGGGGGAAGCTGCTCGAGCCGAACGTGTGGCTTTCCGCATATTCGCAGGTGTTTTTCAGTCTGACCCTGGCATTTGGGGTGATGCCCGTTTACGCCAGTTATCTTCCCAAGAATTCGGATATCAACGCAAATGCACTATGGGTTACCGCGCTTGATGCCGCAATCAGCTTTACAGCCGGATTTGCGGTTTTCACGGTGCTTGGTTTTCTCGCGATGCAAAAAGGAGTTTCCGTATCCGAAGTCGTTGCGAGTGGGCCGGGACTGGCATTTGTCACCTATCCCACGGCGATCAGTTTGATGCCGTTCATGGCGAACCTGTTCGGGGTGCTTTTCTTTTTGATGCTGCTGACACTTGCGATCGACTCTGCGTTTTCTCTTGTCGAGGGAGTTGTTGCCGGATTCCGCGATTTCCTGCCGTGGCGCCACGAGACAATGAGCTTTATCGCCTGCTTTATCGCGCTGGTTGGCGGCTGGCTGTATATGACCCAGGCCGGGCTGTACTGGCTCGATGTCGTTGATCGCTACATCAACTATTTCGGGCTTACCCTGTTCGGGCTCTTTGAGTGCATTGCGATCGGATGGTTGTTCGGCGCCGACAAGATGCGGCGCTATATCAACAGCGTCTCGCAGGTCGCGATCGGGCGGTGGTGGGATGTCTGCATCAAGTTTATAACACCCGCGGCTCTTTTGACCATTATTGTGAGTGTTCTGATCGAGAGTCTGCGGGCGCCATACGAGAATTATCCGCAGTGGGTTTTGCTCATTGGAGGATGGGGGGCCGTGGCTTTCTCTCTCGGCGCCGGAATTTTTTTCTCGAGGATCTTTCGGAGGCGACTGGAAACGGCGCACCGTGAAGAATCTCTGGCCGAGTCGGAAAGCAGCCTGCCGTAG
- a CDS encoding 4Fe-4S binding protein, with amino-acid sequence MRRSFQIASTLITNSYFYGLFVGQLIYRGPLKYFCVPSFNCYSCPLAVFSCPIGAMQAVAAGMAYQVAFYAIGILGAVGAVAGRMACGWICPFGLLQEYLYKIPSPKFGVPRFLNYAKYGFLLIMVILLPAFLVNEFGVGEPYFCKLICPAGTLEGGIPIPLLEPAIRDQLGGIYMLKMSILVFFVGWMIVSHRAFCRTTCPLGAIYSLFNRFSLYSMSWNAVTCTKCDECYKQCPMGLKVYEEPNSLNCIRCLKCRDNCPTGSIAYSHRKLHRPPAVVEKLS; translated from the coding sequence ATGAGGCGCTCCTTCCAAATCGCAAGCACCCTCATCACGAATTCCTATTTTTACGGGCTTTTTGTGGGGCAGCTCATTTACCGAGGCCCGCTAAAGTATTTCTGCGTCCCGAGCTTCAATTGTTACTCTTGCCCGCTTGCCGTATTTTCGTGTCCAATCGGCGCGATGCAGGCCGTTGCGGCGGGAATGGCGTATCAGGTTGCTTTTTATGCGATCGGGATTCTGGGAGCGGTGGGCGCAGTGGCCGGCAGGATGGCGTGCGGATGGATCTGTCCTTTCGGGCTGCTGCAGGAATACCTGTATAAGATCCCATCGCCGAAGTTCGGCGTTCCGCGCTTCCTGAACTACGCGAAATATGGATTCCTGCTGATAATGGTTATTCTGCTGCCGGCTTTCCTGGTGAACGAATTCGGTGTGGGCGAACCCTATTTCTGCAAGCTGATCTGCCCGGCGGGCACGCTGGAAGGCGGGATTCCGATTCCGCTGCTCGAGCCGGCCATCAGAGATCAGTTAGGCGGCATCTACATGTTGAAGATGTCGATTCTGGTCTTTTTTGTTGGGTGGATGATCGTCAGCCACCGGGCTTTCTGTCGCACGACATGCCCGCTCGGCGCTATTTATTCACTGTTCAACCGCTTCAGTCTGTACAGCATGAGCTGGAACGCAGTCACCTGCACGAAGTGCGACGAGTGTTACAAGCAGTGCCCGATGGGGCTGAAGGTATATGAGGAGCCGAATTCACTCAACTGTATTCGCTGTCTCAAATGCCGGGATAACTGTCCGACCGGCTCGATAGCATACTCCCATCGAAAACTGCATCGTCCCCCGGCTGTTGTCGAGAAACTTTCGTAG
- a CDS encoding alpha/beta hydrolase, with translation MSLSFLKLHFIDLQSSSQQALATILFIHGAGGTTDDWRRQHALSDKYRLLICDLPGHGRSAGTGETTIARYADAVIDFIKSNRLPRVFVCGHSMGGAVAQEIALREPGFLEGLILVSTGAKLRVLPALFNLIREDFASAVRGMAAFEFGPAAPGVLIEEERQSLAGNAPDLLLKDFMACDSFDIIDKVGLIRLPVLIICGREDRLTSAKYSALLHEKIWGSQLTILDECGHMPMLEQDRRFNERISQFIESLKVRRGKP, from the coding sequence ATCAGTTTATCTTTCCTCAAATTGCATTTTATTGATTTGCAATCCAGTTCGCAGCAAGCTCTGGCCACAATTCTCTTCATCCACGGAGCCGGCGGCACGACCGACGATTGGCGCCGCCAGCACGCTCTTTCGGACAAGTACCGCTTGCTCATATGCGACCTGCCGGGCCACGGGCGGTCTGCAGGCACGGGCGAAACCACGATAGCGCGATACGCCGACGCGGTTATTGATTTTATCAAATCAAACCGGCTCCCCCGCGTCTTTGTGTGCGGTCATTCCATGGGGGGCGCAGTTGCGCAGGAGATCGCTCTGCGGGAACCAGGGTTTCTGGAGGGATTGATCCTGGTGAGCACGGGAGCGAAGCTGCGAGTGCTTCCAGCGCTTTTCAACCTGATTCGTGAGGATTTCGCGTCAGCCGTTCGAGGGATGGCGGCATTTGAATTTGGGCCTGCGGCGCCTGGGGTCCTCATTGAGGAAGAGAGGCAATCGCTTGCGGGTAATGCGCCCGACTTATTGCTGAAGGATTTCATGGCATGTGACTCGTTTGATATAATAGATAAGGTTGGTCTTATTCGACTGCCCGTTCTGATCATCTGCGGACGGGAGGACAGGTTGACGAGCGCAAAATACTCCGCGCTTCTGCACGAGAAGATATGGGGCAGCCAACTGACGATTCTCGATGAGTGCGGTCACATGCCGATGCTCGAGCAGGACAGGCGGTTTAACGAACGCATCTCGCAATTCATAGAGAGCCTGAAGGTTCGCCGAGGAAAGCCATGA
- a CDS encoding thioredoxin, whose amino-acid sequence MQIARRYFWLILLVCFLALTVFGILRGEAVDVFEKARTICLECIGIG is encoded by the coding sequence ATGCAAATCGCACGAAGGTATTTCTGGCTGATTCTTCTGGTGTGTTTTCTCGCCTTGACGGTTTTCGGCATACTTCGGGGAGAGGCGGTTGATGTCTTTGAGAAGGCGCGCACCATCTGCCTCGAATGCATAGGTATAGGATGA
- a CDS encoding DUF362 domain-containing protein produces MATKKAGSYCDGFSSIEWTRREFIRAATAGTAGIALAGPLSACSSATAVPRAGAGNLFMQGDKPLLIVVEGGDLQRMLQAGIEALGGLRKLVSGKKVVLKPNVVASQPPPVTTDVDLLLAVGDMTRREGALSLTACDANSSGVSKAGKFDALGFPARLKEAGIALDAVDFGDRLAHVFVQKPQWLAHPKIGVVRTLHEADVVINLPMIKRHDASRFTCALKNHFGSVYGPLRFVAHNKLKAEGGEQYFDRALAEFADAVRPELNIVDGRTLLIRSGPTLSGRAEIKEGVNRIILCGDMLAAEVYCSKLMEEHDDSYSSDMIENQLDAAERLGLGIRDLRNVAIKEIVA; encoded by the coding sequence ATGGCGACGAAAAAAGCTGGCAGCTATTGTGACGGCTTCTCGAGTATAGAGTGGACGCGGCGGGAATTTATTCGGGCTGCGACCGCCGGTACAGCCGGGATCGCGCTTGCGGGCCCGCTGAGCGCCTGTTCGTCGGCGACCGCGGTACCGCGCGCAGGCGCAGGCAACCTGTTTATGCAAGGCGATAAGCCGTTGCTCATTGTGGTGGAGGGCGGCGATCTTCAGAGGATGCTGCAGGCCGGGATCGAAGCTCTGGGAGGTTTACGAAAGCTGGTTTCCGGCAAGAAAGTGGTCCTCAAACCGAACGTTGTTGCCTCGCAGCCGCCGCCGGTCACAACGGACGTGGATTTGCTGCTGGCAGTAGGAGATATGACGCGACGAGAGGGCGCTTTGTCCCTTACGGCGTGCGACGCCAACAGTAGCGGCGTCAGCAAGGCGGGCAAATTCGATGCTCTCGGTTTTCCCGCACGATTGAAGGAAGCCGGGATAGCGCTGGATGCCGTCGATTTTGGAGACCGTCTGGCGCATGTGTTTGTTCAGAAGCCGCAATGGTTGGCGCATCCGAAGATAGGGGTTGTGCGAACCCTGCATGAGGCGGATGTTGTAATCAATCTTCCGATGATCAAGCGTCATGACGCCTCCAGATTCACTTGCGCCTTGAAAAATCATTTCGGTTCGGTGTATGGGCCGTTGCGTTTTGTCGCCCACAACAAGCTGAAAGCCGAGGGCGGCGAGCAGTATTTTGATCGAGCGCTGGCGGAATTTGCAGACGCCGTTCGCCCGGAATTGAACATCGTCGACGGCCGCACGCTGCTGATTCGGAGCGGTCCAACTTTGTCCGGCAGAGCTGAGATCAAAGAAGGGGTCAACAGGATCATCTTGTGCGGTGATATGCTTGCGGCCGAAGTGTACTGTTCCAAACTGATGGAGGAACATGATGACAGTTATTCCTCCGACATGATCGAGAATCAACTGGATGCGGCCGAGCGACTGGGGCTCGGAATAAGAGATTTGCGCAATGTTGCAATTAAGGAAATCGTTGCATAA